The Acidobacteriota bacterium genome has a segment encoding these proteins:
- a CDS encoding metalloregulator ArsR/SmtB family transcription factor, which produces MNTLKPASHLFKALARKTRMRILNLLLAHDRLCVGDIQDALGLSQPNVSRHMAWLKRYDLVEDKRESHWVFYRLSRGLSPLQNDVLDALKKFFASDETMKSDLRRAASLHRDRLKKLGGNATSGKAVGKK; this is translated from the coding sequence ATGAATACCCTCAAGCCGGCCTCACACCTCTTCAAGGCGCTCGCGCGCAAGACGCGGATGCGCATACTGAACCTGTTGCTTGCGCACGACAGGCTCTGCGTGGGCGACATCCAGGACGCTCTGGGGCTGAGCCAGCCCAACGTGTCGCGCCACATGGCATGGCTCAAGCGCTACGATCTCGTCGAGGACAAGAGGGAAAGCCACTGGGTGTTCTACCGCCTGTCCCGGGGCCTGTCCCCGCTTCAAAATGATGTCCTCGACGCCCTCAAGAAGTTTTTCGCAAGCGACGAGACCATGAAGAGCGACCTTCGAAGGGCCGCCTCCCTTCACAGGGACCGTCTGAAGAAGCTCGGCGGGAATGCAACGAGCGGGAAGGCCGTCGGTAAAAAATGA